In Tenebrio molitor chromosome 6, icTenMoli1.1, whole genome shotgun sequence, one genomic interval encodes:
- the LOC138134084 gene encoding uncharacterized protein translates to MKTQLIALVALIGLQASEGARISKSKRGFDAVTLGHGYSDDLTLSPSGWKVNTGDYNLQVDLPPPRHLPPPQIAIIQSNSLDKPVMEGQEYIPPQSIGAAVLPRMPIPATPVNAAAANIPASRGAVFLGSGSLGVVDLGNGAYALGSGSIGYSGSRSRPRPTAKVPVFPPIQAAPNLIPAAVPSPAPAQPIPPIGLVPGSIDFNHPLLNVPQVPQVDQNGYEYLPPNRIGFGTPNPPRPIRTRQQFATPTALQLQPQGPQFTDNIQFTVPFGHSASGGFPVLA, encoded by the exons CAACTGATAGCTCTCGTAGCTCTGATCGGCCTGCAAGCATCAGAGGGGGCCAGAATCTCAAAATCCAAGCGAGGTTTCGATGCTGTCACCCTCGGCCACGGTTACTCAGACGACTTGACCCTTTCGCCCTCAGGATGGAAAG TGAACACCGGTGACTACAACTTACAAGTTGACCTGCCACCACCGCGCCACCTCCCACCTCCACAAATTGCCATCATTCAATCCAACTCTCTCGACAAACCGGTAATGGAAGGCCAAGAGTACATCCCTCCCCAATCAATCGGTGCCGCAGTACTGCCGCGTATGCCGATTCCAGCCACCCCGGTGAACGCCGCAGCTGCAAACATACCGGCTTCCAGAGGCGCAGTTTTCCTCGGGTCTGGATCACTCGGTGTTGTCGATCTTGGAAATGGGGCGTACGCTTTGGGCTCGGGTTCCATCGGGTACTCTGGCAGTCGCTCCAGACCCAGGCCAACCGCGAAAGTTCCTGTTTTTCCCCCGATACAAGCTGCTCCCAATCTAATCCCAGCTGCGGTTCCCAGTCCTGCTCCTGCTCAGCCAATACCACCGATCGGCTTGGTTCCTGGTAGCATTGACTTCAACCATCCTCTGCTGAACGTTCCGCAAGTTCCACAAGTTGATCAAAATGGATATGAGTACTTGCCGCCTAACAGAATCGGCTTTGGCACGCCTAATCCTCCAAGACCTATTAGGACCAGACAACAATTCGCTACTCCCACGGCTTTGCAATTGCAACCTCAAGGCCCCCAGTTCACTGATAATATACAGTTTACTGTACCTTTTGGTCACTCAGCTTCGGGTGGTTTCCCCGTTCTAGCCTAA
- the LOC138134082 gene encoding uncharacterized protein — MMKTTVFVVLFCISAALAEEKKTTKRGVYGESLALGVGSVGLGHGGIGLGHGLSSGVLLGSGGHSGGLISSGGYGLGGGYGLGGGYATSLGSGIGLGSGVGLGSGIGLGSGVGLGHINLGSSVSRHITVTNRVGIPVPQPYPVTVHKNVPVPVPHPVPVPVDRPYPVHVPKPYPVPVVKHIPYPVDKPYPVPVKVPYKVAVPYPVKVPVPKPVAVPVHKPVPVPVADPVYVKKPVPVLIGHGHDIGSSIGSIGIGGIGLGGIGHGISLDGGYGGGYGGGYGGGYGIGHGIGLSSGISLGSHGYGLGSGSSLKSW, encoded by the exons ATGATGAAGACCACC GTGTTTGTCGTCCTTTTCTGCATCTCCGCCGCCCTTGCCGAGGAGAAGAAGACCACGAAACGTGGTGTCTACGGAGAATCTCTGGCATTGGGTGTTGGGAGTGTGGGTCTGGGCCACGGTGGCATCGGTTTGGGCCATGGACTGTCGTCTGGAGTACTTCTAGGATCGGGTGGTCACTCCGGTGGGCTCATCTCGTCCGGCGGCTACGGCTTGGGAGGCGGCTACGGTCTGGGAGGCGGCTACGCCACCTCTCTAGGATCAGGAATAGGATTAGGATCAGGAGTCGGTCTGGGATCGGGAATCGGTCTGGGATCGGGGGTTGGACTGGGACACATCAATCTAGGATCGTCGGTTTCTCGACACATCACAGTAACAAACAGAGTGGGAATTCCTGTCCCGCAGCCGTATCCAGTCACGGTCCACAAGAACGTCCCAGTGCCGGTGCCGCATCCAGTGCCAGTCCCGGTGGACCGACCCTATCCAGTTCATGTTCCCAAGCCCTACCCTGTGCCAGTAGTAAAACACATCCCATATCCAGTCGACAAGCCGTACCCTGTCCCGGTGAAAGTCCCATACAAGGTTGCCGTCCCGTATCCCGTCAAAGTACCAGTGCCTAAACCTGTGGCCGTTCCTGTGCACAAACCAGTACCAGTGCCAGTCGCTGATCCAGTGTACGTCAAGAAACCAGTGCCTGTTTTGATCGGACACGGTCATGACATCGGCTCGTCTATTGGAAGCATCGGAATCGGAGGAATCGGTCTTGGAGGAATCGGACATGGTATCTCTCTGGATGGTGGATACGGTGGTGGATATGGCGGCGGATATGGCGGCGGATATGGAATCGGCCACGGTATCGGACTGAGTTCCGGAATTTCGCTAGGGTCCCACGGGTACGGTTTGGGTTCGGGTTCTAGTTTGAAATCGTGGTAA
- the LOC138134083 gene encoding pupal cuticle protein 36a-like, with the protein MHLLLQGDVRGKWESTITVGEDGLVYKVAGTKLEQTQLHRQFHTSNMKFLVCTLLLTSAVFAEEAAKKKRGLLLGGGDFGGHGGGISLGGHGGGGGISLGGGHGGGISLGGGHGGGISLGGGYGGGYGGGYGGGLGGGFGGGGGAEEGHITHITLHKQISVPVPHPVPYPVEKKVPYPVKVPVAVKVDKPYPVHVPQPYTVHIDKPYPVKVEKTIPVPVKVPVKVPYPVKVPYPVPKPYPVPVHKPVPVHIPEYNIVKKPVPVLVKGHEGGFGGGDFGGHGGFGGDLGGGHGGFSGGFGGGHELSLGGGGFGHH; encoded by the exons ATGCACTTGCTGCTGCAGGGAGATGTTAGGGGGAAATGGGAAAGTACTATCACTGTAGGAGAGGATGGACTTGTATATAAAGTGGCGGGTACTAAATTGGAACAGACACAGTTGCATCGTCAATTCCACACAAGCAACATGAAGTTTCTG GTCTGCACTTTGCTGCTAACATCGGCGGTCTTCGCCGAAGAGGCCGCTAAGAAGAAGCGTGGCTTGTTGCTTGGAGGCGGCGATTTCGGCGGACACGGCGGCGGAATCTCGCTGGGAGGACacggcggcggcggtggcATCTCTCTGGGTGGAGGACACGGAGGGGGCATCTCTCTGGGTGGAGGACACGGAGGGGGCATCTCTCTGGGCGGAGGATACGGTGGAGGATACGGCGGAGGATACGGTGGCGGACTCGGCGGTGGgttcggcggcggcggcggcgccGAGGAAGGACACATCACTCACATCACCCTCCACAAGCAGATTTCTGTGCCGGTCCCACACCCAGTACCTTACCCAGTGGAGAAGAAAGTACCATACCCAGTCAAAGTACCTGTGGCCGTGAAGGTCGACAAACCGTACCCCGTGCACGTGCCCCAACCCTACACAGTCCACATCGACAAGCCCTACCCCGTCAAGGTTGAGAAGACCATCCCCGTTCCAGTCAAAGTACCGGTCAAAGTACCATACCCAGTCAAGGTACCATATCCAGTCCCCAAGCCATACCCAGTACCAGTGCACAAGCCAGTCCCAGTGCACATTCCTGAATACAATATCGTCAAGAAGCCGGTGCCTGTTCTTGTCAAGGGACACGAAGGAGGATTCGGAGGCGGCGACTTCGGTGGCCACGGAGGATTCGGTGGAGATTTGGGAGGAGGACACGGTGGATTCTCTGGTGGATTCGGCGGAGGACACGAACTGTCCCTCGGCGGTGGTGGTTTTGGACACcattaa